In Sphingobacterium sp. R2, the genomic stretch TTCTTGCCTATTTTACTCTGTAGCTCCATATTTTTCATATACTTAGCGACTGTATTTCTAGAAACTTTAATTCCATCATCCAACAGCTCCGCAGTTATTCTAGGACTGCCATACCGTTGTTTCTTATCGAAATAAATAGCCTTTATCTTGTCCTCCAGATTGCTACATTTCCTGCTTTTTGTCTGTTGGGACCGTTTTTGCCAAGCATAATAGCTTCTAGATCCAACGCCCATAACTTTACACATCTTTTCAATCGAATATAGTTGTAGATGTTGCTTGATAAAACTATATATTACCGATCGCTCTTGGAAAAGATGCCTATGGCCTTTTTTAGTATTTCTAGTTCCAGTTCTGAGTCTTTAAGTTTTTTTTCCAAGAAACTAATCCGCTCTTGTTCTGGCGTTTGCTTCATATTTCCATTCCCAGGGAAACTTCCTGATCCAAACTCTTCTGACTCTTTACGCCACTTATATAATTGGGCAGCAGAGATTCCCAACTCACGAGCTAGCTCAGAAAGATTTTTCCTGTTTTTACTTAATTCAACTGCTCGCTCTTTAAAAATGCGATCGTACTTTTTACGGACTTTAATCATTATTTCAAAATTAAGATATTTTATTGTTCTTAACTTGATCTGCCGACTAAGTTAGCAACTCCAATCTGTTCATTTCTTACCTTAGATCAGTTCTCTTAAATTTTAAAAGTACTCCAGTAACTAACGCTGATAGCGAATAATACATAGTAAGATCCTCTAACATGCTAGGGTCAATTAATAAAGTTGTCAATGTAATTCCAGCAACTGTTACAGATATTAAAATAAACTTAATCCACTTTAAACCGATATTTCGATCAATAAGCAAGTAAACTGCTAAAAGGTAGACTATCAATGTTGGGATAGAGAATATAGCGCTAGCAATTAAATAGACTATAAACCAAGTTAATGAGTCAATGGTTTCAGAAATAGTTGAGAATGCAAATCCCGAAACTAAAATCAAGATCGTAGTACCAAGTAGTAAGGTACTACCCCAATGCTTAAAAACATATGACCACCTCATCTAATAACCTCCCTTACTCGGAATCACATGCCTTACACCACCTCTAGGGTTTTCCATATCTCCAACATAACGCGGGATTAGATGGCAATGAAAATGAAATACCGTTTGGCCGGCAGATTCACCGCAG encodes the following:
- a CDS encoding IS3 family transposase (programmed frameshift), coding for MIKVRKKYDRIFKERAVELSKNRKNLSELARELGISAAQLYKWRKESEEFGSGSFPGNGNMKQTPEQERISFLEKKLKDSELELEIPKKGHRHLFQERSVIYSFIKQHLQLYSIEKMCKVMGVGSRSYYAWQKRSQQTKSRKCSNLEDKIKAIYFDKKQRYGSPRITAELLDDGIKVSRNTVAKYMKNMELQSKIGKKFKATTDSKHAHKIMDNVLDRNFKASEPSKVWVSDITYIHTKEGFLYLTTILDLYDRKCIGWSISDGMKTEETSLAAWKMAIKHRKLSPGLIFHSDRGVQYACEKFSNTLDSYKIVTRSMSRKGNCWDNAVAESFFKTLKSEQIYGNKLITKDQMKAELFEYIEIWYNRERRHSTLGNLTIEQFNNKEQKIKKAA